GGCTCAGCGTGACTTTAACAGTCTCATTACCTCAGCCCCTCCCCCTTCCGTTACTGTCGCGCCATCTGACGCTTGAAAATTATCACGATGGTGAACGCactcttcgttttttgccGATATGTTCTATCTTGCGAAAAAATCCGTTTATTTAATTCTGGAAGGTTCTTTTATCTTACACGGATCATCGGCTACACACTGAGGAGAGCTGCTCCGATTCATGTAGGCAGTCAATCGTTCGGCATTGAGAAGCGCGATTTCGCGTCAGGACAGATATTTCGTTGAATCCCTTGCACTAAAAGGGACTTGCATACCGTCCGCCCGGGTCAATTTAGTGCGAGAACCAAGTGCAAATTGAGGAGAAAGTGTGGAGATTAACAGCAAGTTTCCTCGGGAGCTCCTGCCGGTATGTATTCTGTTGGCTTTGGTAGCAGCTGGTGTCTGCGTTCAGGCATTTCATGAAGTGGGAAAGCTTCACTAGTTGAGTACCCAGGACATCCGCATAAATGAACCTCTCTTTGATTATTGAGAGAGTCATGTTCAGGCCACATCGCAAGTGTTTTCATCCCTTGTATGAAGAGGGCAAGGCACGCGCGCAGCCCTGACCGTCCAGTAtcctttctcttgtcttACCTGGGGATACTATGGTTTTTTGTTGCATCCGGAGCGCCATTAGTTCACTCAAAAGGCCACGTGGCATGTTGGGTGACAGCAGTAAGGGCGCCATTGTCGCCGCGTCCCCCCCCCCGCTGTGCAGATGCCGTAGTCGCACAAGAGGGGAAATAGTTCTTGCTTTAGTAGGTAGTGGCTTCACAGTCTGGAACCAGAACACCGAACCGTTTCGTTGGTAGTCACATAAGTGGTTTGCACCTCGTAGCTAGTCGTCTCGTCATTCCATAAAGAGCCTCCTTTTGTACCAGCACCGGATGCTGCAAGGAATGTGGCAACTATGCGGAAGAGAAGTGAAGGTACGGGTTTACACCGTCTACTGAAACATTTCGTTAACCGCTTCTTTTTCAGTGCACCTGGGGTAAGCTACATTCGGTAGTCGGTGTCAACAAGGGACCATCTCCTTACACAGGTCACTTCACACCTATAGACTTACTCGCGTTGTCAAACGTAAGGGTATTCTGCTCGGTCAGTGCGGAGTCATGAAAACGGTAATAAGCGAGTAACTGTGCAGTAGGAGAAACTTCCGTATTTGTTTCATGTTCTTTTCCAGGAACTCGTGAATTTCTGGCAGTCGATTTTGTTGAATTTGCTCTTCCATGTGAAGTCATTCAGCAATGACACGTGAAGTCATTAAAATAAGCAACGCCCGTGAAAAAACCTTTATGAAGAATGAAACAAGTAACGTTAGTAAATCCTTGAAAGTGTGCAGCGGCGGAATCGGGACATAATATGACTTCGACTCCTCGTGGCGGATGCCAATAGAAAAAAACAGCGTACTTTTGGGGGGTGGTTGCCGAAGCTCTGCCACCAAAAGTTTTCAGCAGACATCAACCACCATGAAAAGACCGTGATGATGTTAGAGACTCATGGTCTTTAATTTTAATGACAGCATGTGCACTCGGAACTTTCTGTCAAGTGGACATATCTTAGTGCTGTCATAATTCAACGCTGTGCTCAGAAGAGGCACACCCAAATTTCGCCGATGGTTTCAGAAAGCGTTTCACTGTTGTACATGGAAAATCTCACCGTTTCGCGATTCATGTAAAATATGCGTGGCTGTCTTTATTATTATTTTGGCTCGCGGGCGTCGTGCTTAGGCGAACCTCCGCGATGAGCGTTCCGGCTTGCGAACTGAAATTACCTGGTGGCGGGCGTTTGCGTGATATTTCGAATGTATCCGAGATTCGTCCAATAAGCGGTTCTCCGTCGCCACATCTCCTCTTCAGCCACAACTGTCTTCACCAAAAATGTATAGCTCCTTCGCCTGCAGTGTTCGAACACTTCAGCTGAAATTACAAGGAAGTGTGAGAGTTCCCCTGTAACTGCCTTCAAAACGCACACAGCCTTTGGATGCGTACAGTAGTCAAGCGTCACGGTGTGACCTGGATTAGTATCAAGCGAGAAGACCTGTCGCTAGTTttccccccctcccccttTTTGTTTTCTGCAACAAAGTGACGGAAGCATGCTGGCCAGGATCAAGGAACTAGGAGGCTGACTGACAAATTTTCAATTACGCCACAACACTCCTGTTCGTCACCCTTCCAGGCAACGTTGTGTATAGCTTGTATTATCGGTGTGGGGCAGCTTTAAAGCCTGTACTTCATTTTTGGGATCTCCGGAAGCCGCTTCTTGCGAACAGTTAAGTCACAAGCCACTTACGTGATTAGCAGTTAGAAGACGAGCGCGCTGCCGAAGATGGAAGGCTTCTCAAGTTGGATGGTACCTCTACGAGAAGGCGTGCCAACTACGAAGCTTCTCGGGGGGAAGTCCCCTCTTCTGAAAGCTGTACATTTTCTCGTAGCGGCGGTGTCTCTGGTTGCAACGCCGGGTACGTCTCATGGAGGTCTTCATGTTCATACAGTCGCTTCATTAGAAACGCTTCTCTGAGCGGTACAAGTAACTCTCCTCGGCACACGCTCCAGCGGGCAGTTTTCGTGTTCCGATATACAGAGGAGTTATTGCATGGGTTATGGTCCTGTACGCTGACTACGTGCGCAGAATCGCAATAGTCATTGTCATCACCTTGTGCTACTCATTGGCTCTGCCTAGCAACAACAACATCCAAGTACAAACCAACGATGTTGCAGCGGAAAGAGGCTGTGGACCTTTCTGTTCTCGTACTTCCAGGTGTTGTCTGCGGAGAACTGTTGACCGAGAAGTGCTTGCGCTCGTGTCTGACGTCATGTTCGGCGCATTCCGAGCCCCAGTGTAGTCTGAATTGTCTACGAAGTGTTGACGAGTGCGAGGAACGAGCCAGTGATTACATGCAGCATGCCATCATGCAGAAGACGGGATTTCGCTGGAACGAAGGGAAAAACTATCCCTCAAATACGTTAGATATTCTTCACGGCGATCTCACCTCTGGCGAACGCACGACAGAAAGCAGCGGTAGAAATTCGGACAAGGCGTATGTTTTGGATGTGAATACAGCGGCAGGTAAGGATTTTCTAATCATCCGAAAGGCGTTGTCTTTGTCACCCTAGTCATAGACACACAAACCGCTTGATCCACACACATCTCGCGTAAATGCGTGTTGTGTGTTTATCGGTACTGAAGTCATCCAATCGGTTGAAAGGTTTGTTCAGCCACTAGTTCACCATCAGCCACCTTGTTTGTAGTACGTCATCCGCCTAGATAGAACAAACCGACTGAGAATTGTTTTCAGACACGCTAATAAAGGTCATTCTCAACTCTCCAGTACCACGTTTCTGTTAGAAAAGACGGAATCAATTGGACGTCCTGTCCGTATCACCAATAAATGTTCGTCTCATGTGATGTTCTAAAAACCCGATATCTCAAGACGAGACCTAAAGAATCCCCCTTATGACAGACAAGAAGGTTCTGATGTTACCCCCGCAATTCCAATGATTGTGAACTGGTGTTGTTTGGAAAAATTGCTGCATTCTGTTCTGTGAAGTTAAACTTTGGTACCCGGCGTGCGGATGGACAACGTGAACAACCACTTGCCGCGAGGGTTGCTGCGCGCGTGCCACCACAAAGATAATGCTTCACCAATGGCCCCATATCTGAAATCCTCCGTTCTGAACTCCTCACGCTTTTCACGTCGGCCGTTTTGCAGACGTTGCGTGGGAACTGAAACGCCTGCACACGGACGAGAGCATGGCACAACATTCCAACCCAAATCACAGGAGAAAGACCATCCAACTAAGCGGCGCCGAGCAACGGTTCCTGACTACGTGGCGGCGACACGCAGGCGTCTCACGTGAAAGTAAACGACATTCCGATTCTCAGAGGCACTATTCAGGAACATATAGCAAAATGTAGAAACTAATCATGGTCTGTTGCTCACTTTGTCTAGATCTGGAGCAGAGGTCGACTCCGGACTACGTGACCTAATGTTGCAAGTCGCTTGTGTCTTCCATTGCGCAGGTTGTAAGGCAGATACGTAGTATCTGTGGAGGTTTACACGGGCGCATCCCTCGGCAATGATAAGAATAGAGAACATCACTTGGCTAAGCGACCTTCTGGGTccatgcgtttctgtgtttcgcaGCCGAGGAACGCTGGGAGCCAGCGGCGCATAACAGTTACGGGGGAGCGGGAGTATCGGTGGTCATGAATGGTAGCCGTTGCAGCTGGCAATGTCCGTTGACTTGTTCAATAAAATACCTTCCAGGATGCACAAACGACTGCCTCGAGTCTCGCAGGTGGTGCCTAAAATACGCCGACGTCAGTGAAACCTCCGCAAGCACCGATGCTGACGATCTGGACAACTGCATTGAGAGTTTTCCCATGTGCACTGGACAGCGTAAGGATGACACGACAGGGCCTTTTCGGCACCTCGACGATCTCGGGACGCCGTCGAAAAGATTTCTTGCTGGGAAACACGTCAGGCTACCGCCTTCCTCGGCGGGGGCATTCGTTTTCCGCAGAACACTGGAGTCTGTCAGCCGACGCGATCAACAATCCACTGAAGGGTTCGGCGAATCAGAGAATTATGACGGTAAGAAAGCGCCATCCGGTCCAGACTTCTCTGAGTATGTCCTAATGTTGATTCCTGGTCTTCAATAGCGAGGATCAACATCCCAGAGAAGGCATTCAATAAGCCTAATAGTACGTTGTTGGAGGTCAGAGGCAAAGAATATAGTGATTTTCACAGCGTAGCTTCTCGTCAGCCACTGCATTATCACCCTCGGAAGTAATTCAGTTACTAGCGCAACGTTCTGGCAAATGACAGTGTTGCTTCCGTCGGAACGAATGAATGCTGTGCCTGTGCATACGGTTTGTCACCTGGATGATGGTGTCAGTTTTTTACAATTAGAGACTTTTAGTATGTGGTAGAATTTAGGCTAAGAGCATGCGCCTCACCGCAAGGGCTATTTCCAGGGAGATGCTTGCCCACCTCCTCAAAGAGCAGATCATTCCCAGTAACAGCCTACAGCTTCTATGTGAGTGCATAACGGGAAGTGCTCAAGAAATGCGAATCAACGTACTAGTGAGAGTAGTCGATGACCACAAGAGCATTCATAGTGGCACTGACGTAATCTACGCTGTACTCCTGGTGGCAACTCAAAGTTTCAGTCAAGCTGCATGTTAGCAGCGAAACGTTTGATTTCGTTATACTTCATTCTGGAGTGAAGCTTGTGCGTATATGCTACGTTTAGAGACTGAACTGGTAGATAGTGTTTCACACGTGGTGGTCGGCGAACCGAAGGCGGCACCTGAGGCCACTTCCGTGGAGATTTCGAAGACTCCAGATGAGGGTGGTAGATTCCGAGGAGGCAGCCGTCAAAAGCTTCGGGCGTGCCGTATTATATCCGATGCGAGCACTGACTGCGACGGTAACGCCGAAGATGGCACCTCATATTCTCCAGTAGCTGTTGGCGACAGTCTGAAGGACGGGGAGAATATCAGATTGCAAAAACGGTCTAGCGCGCTGAGGAAATGATGCTATCTCGGATCCACTTGAGAATGATAGCAAGAGCGTCATTAGTTAGCTCTCTTCTGCTGAGGCTTCTTACAAGCTGTGAAATACAGTGTGGGTCCCCAAAATGGCAAAAACCGCCGCTGAAGTTTATTCTCTGTAGTAGAGAAAAACAGTGACATTCTGGTGTTTCGCGAGAACACTGCCACTGGGTTAGTGCTAACTATGCAATGACGATCGCAGTGGTTTTGACAATTAGCTGACGCCAAAGTATAAACAAAAAAACGTTCATTTAAAAGAAGAAAGCTAGTTGTGATGGTGATTTTGACGGCTGTGAGAGTGATCAGTGGCAGTAGCATCGTAGGCTGCTCCATTTCGAAACCCGTTTTTGAGTGCTCTTGTAAAAATGCGACCATGATAAATCTCTATGGAGACATGGCCAGTATCTTCGTGTAAATTGGGCCACCTTTTTCATGTGATTCACTCGCGAGGCGATTATCGATTCCTGACAGTTCGGAACTGATTTCAGTGCGCTCCCAGACAGCCAAAACGTTGCACAGATACAAGTGTCACCCTCATTGTGACACGCGACACATCGCTGGATCGGCACTGTTATACGAGCAGGAGAGTTCGTTGTGTCTACAGCAGCGGAACAGGGTTCTGTTCGCATACGGAATAGCATCCATTTACGGATGCACAAGTGAGAACTTAGCGCCACATGATGCAAGCAAACGCGTTGAGCTATCTCTAGATTTTCCTTACCATTATGCATTCATTATAGTGACACTACTTACACTGTGTCAGTGCTCCTCGTTGTTTGGTCCTGTGGTACAGCGCTCTTGATCATCGAGTGTAAACAGCGCCCCGCCTGCACGTCGGTGCTGTTGCTTGTCTCGGATTGTGCAACGAAAGCTTGCTACTGATCTGCAGACAGCTTTGAGTCAGATACCAAGCTATAAGTGGATCACATTAGTTAAACAAACAGCCTACGTGCGTTGGAGTGAGTCCGAGGCACCGAACAATTACCTATCAGTTTCCTCCTTACTTCGCTGTAGCGCATCACGTGTGCCGCTGATTTCATTGGATCCGCAACACTTCTGTAACATTACATGCAACGGGAGAGCGATACACCTGACACAAACGCCTGCGGACGCACACATTTTCTCGCAGCAAAAgattttcgtttcttcactAGCATGACTTTCTGAGTCCTCTTCACTGGTTCGGTCCGATCCGCTACGCTTTGTTTACTCGATAATGCCATCCTGTTCCTTCCTAGATACGAGATCGTTCGAGTGACTCAACCACGGTGAAATCTGCCACCCTGGTGACATTTATTGTTGCGTTGCCTTACTACGGAGTTGTTCAAAGAATGGAATAGAGAAGTTCGCAAAAAGTAAGCCTAAGCGCCTATGGCTAGAAGCACCGATGCCACCATTTGGCCACGGACGCACGAGTTGCACTTCCGCGCTCCGCGGGACTAACAAAGTTCGGTTAATGCGTTGAACCTGTTACGAAACGGCCGCGCCCCATGATGCCTCGCATGTGGAGGGAAAACGCATCTTACGTGACTTCACCTCCAGATTCTCTACTTATGTTGCGTGACTAGGGCGACTAGTGAGGAAACCTCTATTATCGTCTATCCTAAGGAAAAACACGATACTACCAATGCGCGCATAACCCATCACATTTGCCACTATAAACAAGGTTGCAAAAACCAACAGAAAAAAGTCGTTGTACTAGAAcattccttccttcctcatgAAACTGCATAGACAGCGTTTTGAAGTTGGACGTTCACCTCTTCAGTGAGCGTGCTTCTCAAACTGGACTGATCAAGTATAGCTATGCGGGCACATCTCTCCCTCAGGCGGAAACGTTTTACGTACGTATCCGATAGGCACGCAAAATATTCCGAAAACGCATACCGAACCTGACAGTGCCTCTTGCCGTTCATCGTCTGCCTAAATGGACTCAACGTGTGAAGTATGGAACCGGAAAAACACAGGTGATTCACTGGCTCGCGGCTCTACCTCGAATATGGTTGACCCCCGGTCCGTACCGTTCCTAAACCTTCACAACCACACTATCACAACTGCGCCACTACCAATGCACCTTCCAATGAACCGGAATTCACATTCCACATCTAGAGTGTCAGCAGATGTTCCACTCGCCCCTTCGCTAAAGGAAACCTGCCCAATAACCAATAAACAGCACCAACTGCAGTGCCTAGATGTGCTAGCTGGTCATTTTCTACCTCTAATACCGCCTGTCTACGATCCTGCCAGCGTTTCTGGTTCTGCAGGTAAGAGAAAAACCTCTTCCGGAAACCGTACTCACCCTGGAAAACCGTTTCCCCGCATACGTACTAGAGCAGAAGTTGCATTTCTTGTCTCATCGTAGACGTATCACATTGAATTCCCGTGCCCCTCACGTCTAAAAAGCTCTTCTATTGCAAGGAGCTTCACGGGCCATCGATCCAGTGTTGGAATGAGGATACACTGTGAAACATTGAAACGCCCTTCACGTCTACAGTGACTTACGATCCTACTGCTGTGCCCCTGCACAGAAGAACCACCAGGCATTCTCACCTCTCCCTCAGGCCGCGGCACTGCAGCGGGGCCGCCACTGCATGATGCTCCTGCGCGGTTCGTTTGTCTTTATTAGCGCGTTTAACGCCTTCGTTACCAAAAACTGGAGCGGGAATTTCAACTTTCCAACTGAACGGCCCCTCTACACCGGCCGTGCGATACGTGGCGCACACACTCTGTGTTGCCACGCCGTGTTCTCACGCAGCTACAGCGCTCAGTGCAATTCCCAGCTCGTCTATGACGCGCCTGCGTAGCGCTCGTTCTTCGCGTCCCTCAGCATAATATTCGCAGACTGCGAATGCAGCACGTCGGCATCAGCATTCCGAAATGGATCACTTTCCATTCAATGTGGCCCTCTTATTCCTTCTTAAACCCTTGATAAGGGTGTCGCACTTCGTCAAAGTAAACTGAGTAAGGCAGCAGCTTCCAAGAATACTGTGTACCCACTGCACCGCATTTGTCCGTCACCAATGAAGAAACGCATGAGTTGGCGACATATCTTCGGATGCGCGTGGTAGCCGCCTCCCCGAACAGAAATTCGGTGGCTTGCCGCTTTGTGCACACCGGTCGATATAGGTGAACGACAAAGGACTACTGTGATCAGGGCCCGGAACAGATCTAACCCAATTACATGCGAGTTCGCTCGAAGATGATGGGGAGGCACCGGTTGAGGCCAAAAACAGGCCTCCTGTCGCAGGCAATGTCGATGACCCTTCGAGCGCGCACATCACGCTCATCAAATCCGACCACTGGTCTTCGGTTACTCCAACAGTTGCCAGCTGGCCGATACTACGCAGCTCGAGGAGGTTT
This Toxoplasma gondii ME49 chromosome VIII, whole genome shotgun sequence DNA region includes the following protein-coding sequences:
- a CDS encoding hypothetical protein (encoded by transcript TGME49_269315); translated protein: MAQHSNPNHRRKTIQLSGAEQRFLTTWRRHAGVSRETEERWEPAAHNSYGGAGVSVVMNGSRCSWQCPLTCSIKYLPGCTNDCLESRRWCLKYADVSETSASTDADDLDNCIESFPMCTGQRKDDTTGPFRHLDDLGTPSKRFLAGKHVRLPPSSAGAFVFRRTLESVSRRDQQSTEGFGESENYDETELVDSVSHVVVGEPKAAPEATSVEISKTPDEGGRFRGGSRQKLRACRIISDASTDCDGNAEDGTSYSPVAVGDSLKDGENIRLQKRSSALRK